One Tolypothrix bouteillei VB521301 DNA window includes the following coding sequences:
- the patX gene encoding heterocyst-inhibiting protein PatX, with translation MRAAVSLLIVGFLCSSFAINNQVPNTFSSKYESPQLILARATKKSSTSRSGRSGYRGSGRRELIEYISAPQSEV, from the coding sequence ATGCGTGCAGCTGTTTCACTTTTAATCGTGGGTTTCCTGTGTAGCTCCTTTGCTATTAACAACCAAGTCCCTAACACTTTCTCGTCCAAATATGAATCGCCACAATTGATTTTGGCGAGAGCGACAAAAAAAAGCTCAACCTCACGGTCTGGACGTTCTGGTTATAGAGGTAGTGGACGTAGAGAATTGATTGAATATATCAGTGCTCCGCAATCTGAAGTCTAA
- a CDS encoding AraC family transcriptional regulator translates to MQQPKPQQTAAILKAEWNDLIVEYGRLQEVGDFDFAMPKYAISVAFLPHERVTWSVDGSKPQTSALPAGSVFLYSDREFVWHRREKESEYVNLKIEPVLLNRLANESGLSTPVRLEHRVLFPDPTILHVAHLLKSELVNSGFAGNLYVESLRNLLAVHLLRNYGGVLSHSTPEEIGVLDVLKLKHIKDYIEDNLASELAIATLAALVPMSQFHFARAFKTLVGEPPHRYILQRRIERAKVLLKVTRFSSAEIAYQVGFSNPSHFTAQFRKLTGVTPKQFRDSA, encoded by the coding sequence ATGCAGCAACCCAAGCCCCAACAAACGGCAGCGATTCTTAAAGCCGAATGGAATGACTTGATTGTCGAGTACGGTCGTTTGCAAGAGGTCGGAGATTTCGACTTCGCAATGCCCAAATATGCTATCAGTGTAGCGTTTCTTCCTCACGAACGTGTCACTTGGTCGGTGGATGGGAGTAAGCCGCAAACCTCGGCTTTGCCTGCAGGAAGCGTGTTTCTATATTCGGATCGGGAGTTTGTATGGCACAGGCGCGAAAAGGAGAGCGAATACGTAAATCTGAAGATCGAGCCAGTGTTACTTAACAGACTGGCAAATGAAAGCGGGCTCTCTACTCCCGTTAGGTTGGAACACAGAGTGCTTTTTCCCGATCCAACTATTCTACACGTGGCGCATTTGTTGAAGTCCGAACTAGTTAATAGTGGTTTTGCGGGAAATTTGTATGTTGAATCGTTGCGAAATTTGCTAGCAGTGCATCTCCTCAGAAATTACGGTGGAGTCTTAAGTCATTCTACTCCAGAGGAAATCGGTGTTCTAGATGTTTTAAAACTCAAGCACATTAAAGATTATATTGAAGACAATTTAGCCAGTGAATTAGCGATCGCAACTCTTGCGGCGTTAGTCCCCATGAGCCAGTTTCATTTTGCCCGTGCTTTCAAAACGCTTGTAGGAGAACCGCCACACCGCTACATTCTGCAACGACGAATCGAACGGGCAAAAGTCTTACTAAAAGTGACTCGGTTCTCGTCAGCAGAAATTGCTTACCAAGTGGGTTTTTCCAATCCGAGTCACTTTACCGCGCAATTTCGCAAGCTTACAGGGGTAACGCCAAAGCAATTTCGCGACAGTGCATAA
- a CDS encoding nuclear transport factor 2 family protein, whose product MLMQKALIGATLMLSLLTIGPQTQAGITTHIATANTNAEAIRQNNEQTIRTYFQLLSQKRMDEWLKLWADDGVQDMPYSPAGFPKRVEGKAAVAKHYSALPTSVGRMVFPDLKIYPTTDPNTFFVEFRGEIEVLATKKPYNNTYAGLFQFHNGKVVLFREYYNPIVFVEAWGNPSGFTQQK is encoded by the coding sequence ATGTTAATGCAAAAAGCTTTAATTGGCGCAACCTTAATGCTGAGTTTGTTGACCATCGGACCTCAAACCCAAGCTGGTATCACAACACACATAGCAACTGCAAACACTAATGCCGAAGCAATCCGCCAAAACAACGAGCAAACAATCCGCACGTACTTCCAGTTGTTATCCCAAAAACGCATGGATGAATGGCTAAAACTATGGGCGGATGATGGGGTACAAGATATGCCCTACTCTCCTGCTGGATTTCCCAAACGCGTTGAAGGCAAAGCCGCCGTCGCCAAACATTATTCGGCACTACCAACTAGTGTTGGACGCATGGTGTTCCCTGACTTAAAAATTTACCCTACTACTGACCCCAATACTTTCTTTGTAGAATTTCGTGGCGAAATTGAAGTACTGGCAACGAAAAAGCCTTACAACAACACTTACGCCGGACTCTTTCAATTCCACAATGGTAAGGTTGTACTGTTTCGTGAATACTACAACCCTATCGTGTTCGTAGAAGCTTGGGGTAATCCCAGTGGCTTTACTCAGCAGAAGTAA
- a CDS encoding class I SAM-dependent methyltransferase codes for MSDTLTKLTYQTFQQGKSYFGLTHKILSIRLKELLFPKKEATSQGIPREAILTLQQRQNNLQEVDWEDAERGVYPKSLLFDNPWEDFFRYYPLIWVDLPQIWDRANQRKYQDFAADVDIKGYPSYYIQNFHHQTNGYLSDLSANLYDLQVEILFQGSADAMRRRILAPLKKGLEVFRDLAPRQTRVLDVACGTGRTLKMIRAALHQASLFGTDLSPAYLRKANELLSEIPGELPQLLQANAEELPYVDNYFHAVTSVFLFHELPATARQRVIEECFRVTKPGGVFIICDSIQLSDSPEMEPFMEYFHETFHEPYYKHYITDDLVERLEKAGFVNIEMQVHFMSKYLIARKAA; via the coding sequence ATGTCTGACACTTTAACCAAGCTGACTTATCAAACTTTTCAGCAAGGCAAAAGTTATTTTGGTCTAACCCATAAAATTTTAAGTATTCGCCTCAAAGAGTTGCTCTTTCCTAAGAAGGAGGCAACATCTCAAGGTATTCCTAGGGAAGCTATATTGACGCTTCAACAAAGGCAAAATAATTTGCAGGAAGTTGATTGGGAAGATGCCGAACGGGGTGTGTATCCTAAAAGCTTGTTGTTTGATAACCCTTGGGAAGATTTTTTCCGCTACTACCCTCTAATATGGGTTGATTTACCCCAAATTTGGGATAGGGCAAACCAAAGGAAATACCAGGATTTTGCCGCTGACGTAGACATTAAAGGTTATCCGAGCTACTACATCCAAAACTTCCACCACCAAACCAATGGCTACTTGAGCGATCTATCCGCAAATCTGTATGACTTGCAGGTGGAAATTCTCTTTCAAGGTTCAGCAGATGCTATGCGACGGCGCATTCTTGCTCCCCTAAAGAAAGGGTTGGAAGTTTTCAGAGACTTAGCCCCCCGTCAAACCCGTGTTCTGGACGTAGCTTGCGGAACCGGTCGCACTTTAAAAATGATTCGAGCGGCTTTGCATCAAGCATCTTTGTTTGGAACAGATTTGTCACCAGCATATCTGCGTAAGGCTAACGAGCTTTTGTCTGAAATACCAGGGGAATTACCCCAACTTTTGCAGGCAAATGCAGAAGAGTTGCCATACGTAGATAACTATTTCCATGCTGTCACCTCTGTTTTTCTCTTTCATGAATTACCTGCAACAGCTCGCCAACGGGTTATTGAAGAATGCTTTAGGGTCACAAAACCAGGCGGCGTATTTATAATTTGTGACTCAATTCAATTGAGCGATTCCCCAGAAATGGAACCATTTATGGAATACTTCCATGAAACTTTCCATGAACCTTACTACAAGCATTATATTACTGACGATCTGGTAGAGCGATTGGAAAAGGCAGGTTTTGTGAATATTGAAATGCAAGTTCACTTTATGAGCAAGTATTTGATTGCTCGTAAAGCTGCTTAA
- a CDS encoding nuclear transport factor 2 family protein, whose translation MNHQRRNVLLTFSASLIGFLSTTEIAKARTTSPTQVNSQVPMNTIILQKLVDRAEIIDAINIIGMGADLRDWKACRGAFADRVLTDYTSLNGGTPNTVAADTLVAGWADFFSKTFKATQHMITNHAVIVNGERANCTSHFRAHHVYLEGKPGKTWTLGGFYNHELSHINGRWKVTQMKMTWTYEEGTRPG comes from the coding sequence ATGAATCACCAACGCCGGAACGTGCTTTTGACTTTTAGTGCGAGCTTAATAGGATTTTTATCTACCACAGAGATTGCTAAGGCTCGCACTACATCTCCCACTCAAGTCAATTCTCAAGTCCCCATGAATACCATCATTCTACAGAAATTAGTAGATCGTGCTGAAATTATTGATGCCATAAACATTATCGGTATGGGTGCAGATCTACGAGACTGGAAAGCTTGTCGCGGAGCCTTCGCCGATCGGGTTCTGACTGACTACACCTCCCTCAACGGTGGCACTCCTAATACTGTAGCAGCAGATACTTTAGTAGCTGGCTGGGCAGACTTTTTCAGCAAAACCTTCAAAGCCACCCAGCACATGATTACCAATCATGCTGTGATAGTGAATGGCGAGCGAGCAAACTGTACCTCCCACTTTCGGGCGCATCACGTTTATCTTGAGGGAAAACCTGGTAAAACTTGGACGCTTGGGGGGTTCTACAATCACGAACTAAGCCATATCAACGGACGTTGGAAAGTTACACAAATGAAGATGACTTGGACTTACGAAGAAGGTACTCGTCCCGGTTAA
- a CDS encoding alpha/beta hydrolase has protein sequence MKTMLSAIKASALSLVLLTSSAYAHSQNLSESKNSTQPQVQQLSDTVIAANAYKPGVNRVTFQSEGETLVGNLYLPASYKAGDKLPAAIVAGSWTTVKEQMPSIYARKLAEQGFAALAFDFRTFGESGGKIRSFESPTAKIVDIKNAVSFLQTVDAVDRNRIAGLGVCASAGYMAVATATDSRIKSFVAVAPWIHDAAIVNTIYGGEKAVREKIKIAQAARTKLQQTGQVDYVPAASATNGAAAMYGNIDYYLNPKRGAIPQWANKFAVMSWAEWLTFSAMPQAKQIKVPTLFIHSEKAAIPDGARRFFAAIPGNNKNMVWFPETQQFDFYDREATINQAVALTVKQLRTSL, from the coding sequence ATGAAAACAATGCTTTCCGCTATTAAAGCTTCTGCCCTCTCACTAGTATTGTTAACTAGTAGCGCTTATGCCCATTCACAAAATCTGTCAGAAAGCAAGAATTCAACACAGCCGCAAGTGCAGCAACTTTCTGATACTGTCATCGCTGCTAACGCCTACAAACCCGGTGTAAATCGAGTTACATTTCAAAGTGAAGGCGAAACGCTAGTTGGGAACTTGTACTTACCTGCTAGCTACAAAGCTGGCGATAAGTTACCCGCAGCGATCGTCGCAGGTTCTTGGACAACAGTGAAAGAGCAAATGCCCAGTATATATGCTCGAAAGCTTGCAGAACAAGGCTTTGCAGCCTTAGCATTTGATTTTCGTACCTTTGGGGAAAGCGGCGGTAAGATTCGCAGTTTTGAATCTCCCACTGCCAAGATAGTAGATATCAAAAATGCTGTTAGCTTCCTGCAAACTGTCGATGCAGTCGATCGCAACCGGATTGCTGGGTTGGGTGTTTGCGCTTCAGCGGGTTATATGGCGGTAGCTACAGCAACTGATTCCCGTATCAAGTCATTTGTCGCTGTTGCGCCTTGGATTCATGATGCAGCAATTGTAAATACCATCTACGGTGGTGAAAAAGCTGTACGGGAAAAAATCAAAATTGCACAAGCAGCACGCACAAAACTACAGCAAACAGGTCAGGTGGACTATGTACCTGCAGCTAGCGCAACGAATGGTGCTGCAGCAATGTACGGTAATATCGACTACTATCTTAATCCCAAACGTGGTGCAATTCCCCAATGGGCAAACAAATTTGCAGTGATGTCTTGGGCGGAGTGGTTGACCTTTAGTGCCATGCCACAAGCCAAGCAAATCAAAGTCCCTACATTGTTTATCCATAGTGAGAAAGCCGCAATTCCTGATGGTGCGCGTCGATTCTTTGCAGCCATCCCTGGCAATAACAAAAACATGGTTTGGTTTCCCGAAACGCAACAATTTGATTTCTATGACCGAGAAGCCACTATTAACCAAGCCGTTGCTCTCACGGTTAAGCAATTAAGAACATCTCTATAA
- a CDS encoding FAD-dependent oxidoreductase, which yields MTDRVYAADVLVVGGGTGGTAAALQAARRGVKTILVSEFPWLGGMLTSAGVSAPDGNELEAFQTGLWGAFIKQLQRRQPMGLDNSWVSFFSYDPRIGAEIFADWVQELPNLLWLPGRRPLEVIQQNDCVFGVRFADFTVTAKVTLDATELGDLLDLAEVPYRWGWELRSEWGEISAPASFNYLTEKYPVQAPTWVVVMQDFGESMAPEIPSAPNDNPSQFTGAWDNCGAEQFLNYGRLPGGLFMINWPIHGNDYGHGVGRVIASSEKRREFLQECLWHSQNFARFIQHQIGYRYGLAHHIFPPFPRSPIPSISPSSFALHPYYRESRRLVGLTTIREQDILPIAGGSVAPLHEDAIAIGNYANDHHYPEIKFELLPKSIRWGGRWTGTPFTIPYRCLIPIKTDGLLVCEKNISVSHIANGATRLQPVVMNIGQAAGMAAALCIELNLSPRDLPVRTLQEALLRDRHHAAAIVPIFNLPPDSPDWLHMQLYYLDNPETYPHSGNCPHFSPTVGFYSYGDAVNLRNIDCFMGFFQCQTQQDYKFIITSPSDYQGQTWQIVTLRSDIDEQLQTYLHGQFIKILGRFNSAGNWLLAEHIEC from the coding sequence ATGACAGATCGGGTGTACGCAGCTGACGTCTTAGTGGTGGGAGGCGGAACAGGAGGAACTGCAGCTGCTCTCCAAGCAGCGCGGCGGGGGGTAAAAACTATTTTGGTTAGTGAATTTCCTTGGTTGGGGGGAATGCTGACTTCTGCGGGAGTATCTGCACCGGATGGCAATGAGTTGGAAGCTTTCCAAACAGGATTGTGGGGTGCATTTATAAAACAATTGCAACGCCGTCAACCAATGGGGTTAGACAACAGTTGGGTCAGCTTCTTTAGTTACGACCCTCGCATTGGAGCAGAGATTTTCGCAGATTGGGTTCAAGAGTTACCAAACTTACTTTGGCTTCCAGGTAGAAGACCTTTAGAGGTCATTCAACAAAATGACTGCGTTTTTGGTGTTCGGTTTGCAGATTTTACTGTTACTGCCAAAGTAACCCTTGATGCCACAGAGTTGGGGGATTTGTTAGATTTAGCTGAAGTACCTTACCGTTGGGGTTGGGAGTTGAGGTCTGAATGGGGAGAAATTAGCGCTCCAGCATCATTTAATTATCTCACAGAAAAATATCCAGTGCAAGCCCCCACTTGGGTAGTGGTTATGCAAGATTTTGGTGAATCTATGGCTCCTGAAATCCCAAGTGCGCCAAATGACAACCCCTCACAATTTACTGGTGCTTGGGATAATTGTGGTGCAGAACAATTTTTAAATTACGGACGCTTGCCTGGGGGTCTGTTTATGATTAATTGGCCCATTCATGGTAATGATTACGGTCATGGAGTCGGGCGAGTCATAGCATCTTCAGAGAAGCGGCGCGAGTTTCTGCAAGAATGCCTTTGGCACAGCCAAAATTTTGCCCGTTTTATCCAACATCAAATCGGTTATCGCTACGGTTTAGCCCATCATATTTTTCCCCCATTCCCCCGTTCCCCCATTCCCTCTATCTCTCCCTCATCTTTTGCCCTTCACCCCTATTATCGGGAGAGCAGACGCCTCGTAGGACTGACGACCATACGAGAACAGGATATTTTACCAATTGCGGGAGGTAGCGTTGCACCGTTACATGAAGATGCTATTGCGATTGGTAACTATGCTAACGACCATCATTATCCGGAGATAAAATTTGAATTGCTTCCTAAATCTATTCGTTGGGGAGGACGTTGGACGGGAACTCCTTTTACAATTCCCTATCGCTGTCTTATTCCTATAAAAACAGATGGCTTATTAGTTTGCGAGAAAAATATTTCGGTTTCTCATATTGCTAACGGCGCGACTCGATTGCAACCAGTAGTTATGAATATTGGTCAAGCAGCTGGTATGGCAGCTGCTTTGTGTATTGAGTTAAATTTAAGCCCTCGCGATTTGCCTGTAAGAACTTTGCAAGAGGCTTTGTTGCGCGATCGCCATCATGCAGCTGCTATCGTTCCCATCTTTAATTTACCACCTGATTCTCCGGATTGGTTACATATGCAACTGTATTATTTAGATAATCCTGAAACATACCCTCATAGCGGCAATTGCCCCCATTTCTCGCCAACTGTGGGCTTCTACTCTTATGGCGATGCTGTTAATTTAAGAAACATTGATTGTTTCATGGGGTTTTTCCAGTGCCAAACTCAGCAGGATTATAAATTTATTATTACTTCACCAAGCGATTATCAGGGTCAAACTTGGCAAATTGTCACGTTGCGATCGGACATTGACGAGCAGTTGCAAACATATCTTCACGGACAATTCATCAAAATTTTGGGTCGTTTTAACAGTGCAGGAAATTGGTTACTAGCGGAACATATTGAGTGCTAA
- a CDS encoding aldo/keto reductase has product MSLNTYYTLGRSGLRVTRLALGAMTFGTEWGWGSDEATARQMFNTYVDAGGNFIDTADLYTNGTSETWLGKFIAERNLRDRIVVATKFSYNAEPGNPNAGGNGRKNIMRAVEGSLQRLGTDYIDLYILHTWDTITPAEEVIRTLDDLVRSGKVRHIGLSNTPSWYAARAQTIAEWRNYEPLSALQLEYSLIERNIEREFIPLGLELGMGTMVWSPLASGLLSGKYRPSEGGFTGEGRLETVRGISNPAFQKFSDRNWKIVAELETVAKELGRSMAQVAVNWTANRPGIASVIIGATKQSQLEDNLKALSFEIPTELANRLEAISRPEPQFPYIFFGSEIQGMIHGGATVGYKPAGYQPNVLIQSQGAGVS; this is encoded by the coding sequence ATGTCTCTCAACACTTACTACACTCTAGGACGTTCTGGATTGCGCGTTACCCGTCTCGCCCTCGGAGCAATGACCTTTGGTACTGAATGGGGTTGGGGAAGTGATGAAGCCACCGCACGCCAAATGTTTAATACCTACGTTGATGCAGGTGGTAACTTTATCGATACGGCAGATTTATATACCAATGGGACTAGCGAAACGTGGTTGGGTAAATTTATTGCCGAGCGCAACTTGCGCGATCGCATTGTCGTTGCTACTAAGTTTAGCTACAATGCCGAACCGGGAAATCCAAATGCGGGTGGTAACGGGCGCAAAAATATTATGCGGGCGGTAGAAGGTTCGCTGCAACGGTTGGGAACTGATTATATCGACCTCTACATTCTCCATACATGGGATACAATCACCCCAGCCGAAGAAGTCATACGGACACTAGATGATTTAGTTCGTTCTGGTAAAGTGCGCCATATCGGGCTGAGCAATACCCCTAGTTGGTATGCAGCACGAGCGCAAACTATTGCCGAATGGCGTAATTACGAACCGCTTTCCGCTCTCCAGCTTGAATACTCCTTGATTGAGCGTAATATTGAGCGGGAATTTATTCCCCTCGGTCTGGAATTGGGCATGGGTACAATGGTGTGGAGCCCGTTGGCGAGCGGTCTTCTCAGTGGTAAGTACAGACCCAGCGAGGGTGGTTTTACAGGAGAAGGACGATTGGAAACAGTTCGCGGTATCTCAAATCCGGCGTTTCAGAAGTTTAGCGATCGCAACTGGAAAATTGTGGCAGAACTTGAAACTGTGGCAAAAGAACTTGGGCGGAGTATGGCTCAAGTTGCAGTCAACTGGACAGCAAATCGCCCTGGAATTGCATCGGTCATTATTGGAGCTACGAAGCAATCGCAACTTGAGGACAATCTAAAAGCTCTCTCGTTTGAGATTCCCACCGAACTTGCCAATCGTCTCGAAGCTATCAGTCGCCCCGAACCGCAATTTCCTTACATTTTCTTTGGTTCAGAAATTCAAGGCATGATTCATGGTGGTGCAACAGTTGGATATAAACCTGCTGGATACCAACCTAATGTATTGATTCAGTCACAGGGTGCTGGTGTATCTTAA